From a single Budorcas taxicolor isolate Tak-1 chromosome X, Takin1.1, whole genome shotgun sequence genomic region:
- the LOC128070379 gene encoding late histone H2B.L4-like, with the protein MENGGSTVSAPSSDSHEEDVITKETGTSETEPSETEMAKAETSKPEPYDVEPKKAKQKTAKGRRCRCRRRRRRCHQGNFSSFATYFPRVLKQVHTGLSLSRESVNVLDSFVKDMFERIAEEAGRLAHCNKRCTIMTEDIQTAVRLLLPGELGKYATSEATKSVIRYHTCR; encoded by the coding sequence ATGGAGAATGGTGGCTCTACCGTGTCTGCACCATCCTCTGACAGCCATGAGGAAGACGTGATCACCAAAGAAACCGGCACCTCCGAAACTGAGCCCTCTGAAACGGAGATGGCGAAAGCCGAGACCTCCAAACCAGAGCCGTATGATGTGGAACcaaaaaaggcaaagcagaagacAGCTAAGGGCCGCCGTTGCCGTTGCCGTCGCCGTCGCCGCCGCTGCCATCAGGGCAATTTCTCCAGCTTTGCTACCTATTTCCCTAGGGTGCTGAAGCAAGTACATACAGGCCTGAGTCTTTCCCGTGAGTCCGTGAACGTCCTGGATTCGTTTGTGAAAGATATGTTCGAGCGGATTGCCGAAGAGGCCGGGCGCCTGGCCCACTGCAACAAGCGCTGCACCATCATGACCGAAGACATCCAGACAGCTGTGCGTCTTCTGTTGCCTGGGGAGCTCGGCAAGTATGCCACGTCCGAGGCCACCAAGTCGGTCATCAGATACCACACCTGCAGATGA